TTTTGGGAAAGAAATCCACCTTACCGAAGCGCTAACCATCGAAGCCCTAAAAGCTTCAAAAGTGGCTGTTGACAAAGGGCAGCCTTTCTTTTTATACCTCAGTCACCACGCTGTGCACACACCGATACAAGAGCAAAAACCATATCGAGAAAATTATACTTTGACTGAAGGAGAACCAGAAGCAGAAGCCGCCTATGCAACGATGATAGAGGGCGTTGATAACAGTTTGGGAGAAGTCATAAAAGCTCTTGACGATTGGGGGATTGCTAATAATACCTTATTGATTTTTTATTCGGACAATGGTGGGCGTGTGCTGTTTAGAGGTAAGAAATCGCTATATGGCGACTTTGAATTTAATTACCCCTTACGAAGTGGTAAAGCCTCAAATTATGAGGGAGGTATTCGCGTTCCTTGTGTCGTACGCTGGCCAGGAAAAGTGAAAAAACAAACCGTTTCTGATGCCCCTCTTGTTATAGAAGATATTTATACAACAGTTTTGGAAGCAACGCACACAAAAATACCTGATGATTACGCAATTGATGGAATGAGTTGGTTGCCTGTTTTAGAAAAAGAAGAACCCCAAAAAGCATTTAAAGACCGTTCAATGTTCTTTTTTATGCCCTATCGTTTTGACGGGGTAACATATAACGGCAATGACTTTTCTAATGGAGGTGTAAAACCTTCGGCCTCCTTTATAAAGGGTGATTGGAAGTTGATTTACTTTTTCGAAGAAGAAATTTTTGAGTTGTATAATCTTAAAGAAGATGTTGGTGAGCAAAAGAATCTTTTTGCTTCGCAACCTGAAAAAGCCAAAGAAATGATAAACGCTTTAAATCAAAATATGGCAGAAAAAAAGATTACTATTTTACCTAAGCACTTACCCT
Above is a window of Algoriphagus machipongonensis DNA encoding:
- a CDS encoding sulfatase, translated to MKIFTNKTVTLIWCLIAFASCKKETVQPPNVIVFLVDDLGWNDTSLPMDGQSTLYNQRYQTPNLEKLASQGKMFTHARSNAICVPSRVSLLTGQNFMRHQVKGDIIEQYNVRKTLWFPPGKVIEKPENMLPAMLKKQGYRTIISGKYHACDLCPEDKSPTPEAAGFDVNIAGTGFGAPKSYYGIDSFQRKNTETQPMPGLESYFGKEIHLTEALTIEALKASKVAVDKGQPFFLYLSHHAVHTPIQEQKPYRENYTLTEGEPEAEAAYATMIEGVDNSLGEVIKALDDWGIANNTLLIFYSDNGGRVLFRGKKSLYGDFEFNYPLRSGKASNYEGGIRVPCVVRWPGKVKKQTVSDAPLVIEDIYTTVLEATHTKIPDDYAIDGMSWLPVLEKEEPQKAFKDRSMFFFMPYRFDGVTYNGNDFSNGGVKPSASFIKGDWKLIYFFEEEIFELYNLKEDVGEQKNLFASQPEKAKEMINALNQNMAEKKITILPKHLPSQEPVLWPKAAYDKL